The following are from one region of the Planctomycetia bacterium genome:
- a CDS encoding protein kinase translates to MGSSARIPPEQPPVPEPPAGSLADSTELHVPDSRTFWPEQLGESVADATVISKPGRSTEENAGNPAVGGTVVPAPSHELSKLLAGERLGHYELIEFAGGGGMGAVFRGRDCTLNREVAIKVLSRTQACDDETLKRFKNEAQSAARLDHENIARVYYVGEDRGLHFIVFEFIEGVNVRQLVEKVGRIPLDDAVSYTLQVADALSHASAREIVHRDIKPSNIIITAQGRAKLVDMGLARLHGIQPGAEDLTASGVTLGTFDYISPEQARDPRGADVRSDIYSLGCTLYYMLTGRPPFPEGTVLQKLLQHNSDDPIDPREFNPTLPEAVTTILRKMLAKDPLRRYQTPADLIADLLHLAERIGIRRNEVRLATKWESGPQAATAWQRHLPWIVPIAALAAIIVGLEFYDRARDDDWNSLRLDPRMAQAPGTPEENRKPAGNDNGPPTAIPDPGAAPATPVPTGSGAASAVAVQPVPTGTAAANTTPANGSTPLTLPTTLTKIDLSTPFVKSTTPVVPMIDPTVAPAGVTPAVATLPTPPADPAAVAPVGPRKLPAPRDGVLVVCDAPDDSGRYMSLRAACFAAKNGDVVELCYDGERVERPLVLNNLKLTVRAGEGYRPRIRFRPAEAAIPNLPHMMATIVGGRLTMVGIEIGFDVPSPQDFPADHWSLFELQHAEYLGLERCVLTINNASADGRAYHPNVALLGTSLPPGAPSSMNMPMTTEGATPAPTVEPVEVWLEHCVVRGEASLLRAAELQPISLHWNDGLLSVSESAVVVTGGAILPKDVDVRIDLNHLTAVTAAPFAQISDNFDAPHLPSIAITCSDSILYSLTGAPLVDYDGIDVRNDFLKTFQWTGERVFYEGFKPEGFWRLASGDDVAQMLTFDDWRAQWGPQRELQTVWREVRWKRPIPLSPIFHSMHPDDFALDDAGAAQRAVRGAADGNDVGMVRALLPLFSSLSKTDGDLRTQSVGSRTP, encoded by the coding sequence ATGGGTTCTTCGGCACGCATACCTCCCGAGCAGCCACCGGTACCCGAACCGCCCGCCGGTTCGTTGGCCGACTCGACGGAATTGCACGTGCCCGACAGTCGGACCTTCTGGCCGGAGCAGCTCGGTGAAAGCGTCGCCGATGCGACCGTGATCTCGAAGCCGGGCCGCTCGACCGAAGAGAACGCCGGCAATCCGGCGGTAGGCGGCACGGTCGTGCCGGCCCCTTCGCACGAACTCTCTAAGCTCTTAGCCGGCGAACGGCTCGGGCACTACGAGCTGATCGAATTCGCCGGCGGCGGCGGCATGGGAGCCGTGTTCCGCGGGCGCGACTGCACGCTCAACCGCGAAGTCGCGATCAAGGTTCTCTCGCGCACGCAAGCCTGCGACGACGAGACCCTCAAGCGATTCAAGAACGAGGCCCAATCGGCTGCGCGGCTGGACCACGAAAACATCGCTCGCGTCTATTACGTCGGCGAAGATCGGGGCCTGCACTTCATCGTCTTCGAATTCATCGAAGGGGTGAACGTCCGCCAATTGGTCGAGAAGGTCGGCCGCATCCCGCTCGACGATGCCGTGAGCTATACGCTGCAAGTCGCCGATGCGCTCTCGCATGCGTCGGCGCGCGAGATCGTGCATCGCGATATCAAGCCGTCGAATATCATCATCACCGCGCAAGGCCGAGCGAAGCTCGTCGACATGGGGCTCGCCCGCCTACACGGCATCCAGCCCGGCGCGGAAGACCTGACGGCCAGCGGCGTGACGCTCGGCACGTTCGACTACATCTCTCCCGAGCAAGCTCGCGACCCGCGCGGGGCCGACGTGCGCAGCGACATCTATTCGCTCGGCTGCACGCTCTACTACATGCTCACCGGCCGGCCGCCGTTTCCCGAAGGGACCGTGTTGCAGAAGTTGCTGCAACACAACAGCGACGACCCGATCGACCCTCGCGAATTCAACCCGACTTTACCGGAAGCGGTCACGACGATCTTGCGCAAGATGCTCGCGAAAGATCCGCTGCGTCGTTATCAAACGCCGGCCGATCTGATCGCCGACTTGCTCCATCTCGCCGAGCGCATTGGAATTCGCCGCAACGAAGTGCGCCTCGCCACGAAATGGGAGTCGGGCCCGCAAGCGGCCACGGCTTGGCAACGGCATCTCCCGTGGATCGTGCCGATCGCGGCCCTCGCGGCGATCATCGTCGGCTTGGAGTTCTACGATCGGGCCCGCGACGACGACTGGAACTCGCTCCGCCTCGATCCGCGCATGGCGCAAGCCCCCGGCACCCCCGAAGAGAATCGAAAGCCGGCCGGCAACGACAACGGGCCGCCGACCGCGATTCCCGATCCCGGCGCAGCGCCGGCGACACCGGTCCCCACCGGCTCGGGCGCCGCGAGTGCCGTGGCTGTGCAACCGGTTCCGACCGGCACGGCCGCCGCGAACACGACTCCTGCCAATGGCAGCACTCCGCTGACGCTGCCGACGACGCTTACGAAGATTGACCTGAGCACGCCGTTCGTAAAGAGCACGACCCCGGTTGTCCCAATGATCGACCCGACCGTCGCACCCGCCGGCGTGACGCCTGCCGTCGCGACGCTTCCCACGCCCCCGGCAGACCCTGCGGCGGTTGCTCCCGTCGGGCCGCGCAAGCTGCCGGCACCGCGCGACGGCGTGCTCGTCGTTTGCGATGCGCCGGACGATTCCGGTCGCTACATGAGTTTGCGAGCGGCATGTTTCGCAGCCAAGAACGGCGATGTCGTCGAGCTTTGCTACGACGGCGAGCGCGTCGAACGTCCGCTGGTGCTGAACAACCTCAAGCTCACGGTGCGGGCCGGCGAAGGGTATCGCCCGAGGATCCGCTTCCGCCCGGCCGAAGCGGCGATCCCGAACTTGCCGCACATGATGGCGACAATCGTCGGCGGCCGGCTCACGATGGTCGGCATCGAAATCGGCTTCGACGTTCCTTCTCCGCAAGATTTCCCCGCCGATCATTGGTCGCTGTTCGAGTTGCAACATGCCGAATATCTCGGCTTGGAGCGCTGCGTGTTGACGATCAACAACGCCTCGGCCGACGGCCGAGCTTATCATCCGAACGTCGCACTGCTCGGCACGAGCTTGCCGCCGGGTGCGCCGTCGTCGATGAACATGCCGATGACGACCGAAGGAGCCACGCCGGCGCCGACGGTCGAACCGGTCGAGGTATGGCTCGAACATTGCGTAGTCCGCGGCGAAGCATCGTTGTTGCGGGCCGCCGAACTACAGCCGATTTCGCTGCACTGGAACGATGGCTTGCTATCGGTCAGCGAATCGGCCGTCGTCGTGACCGGCGGAGCGATCTTGCCGAAGGACGTCGACGTGCGGATCGATCTGAACCATCTCACCGCGGTCACGGCGGCCCCGTTCGCGCAGATCAGCGACAACTTCGATGCCCCGCATCTTCCTTCGATCGCGATCACCTGCTCGGACTCGATCCTCTATTCGCTCACCGGCGCTCCGTTGGTCGACTACGACGGCATCGACGTCCGCAACGATTTCCTCAAGACCTTCCAATGGACCGGCGAACGGGTCTTCTATGAAGGTTTCAAGCCGGAAGGGTTTTGGCGTTTGGCCTCGGGCGACGACGTGGCGCAAATGCTGACGTTCGACGATTGGCGCGCGCAGTGGGGCCCGCAACGGGAATTGCAAACGGTCTGGCGCGAGGTGCGATGGAAGCGGCCGATCCCGCTCTCGCCGATTTTCCACTCAATGCATCCCGACGATTTCGCCCTCGACGACGCCGGCGCCGCGCAACGGGCCGTCCGCGGAGCGGCCGACGGCAACGACGTCGGGATGGTCCGGGCGCTGCTTCCCCTTTTCAGTTCCCTCTCCAAAACCGACGGCGATCTCCGAACGCAGTCCGTCGGGTCGCGCACGCCGTAG
- a CDS encoding PAS domain-containing protein: MTEHGTLAESAALDFGSLSEAEVLRRLPEFTLDADFIRSSIEQSGRVFIAFSIDATKTLYVSPKFDEIWGCSRQRLYDSPSFWHETLHPDDRESVARLAQTYFENATHPHPPLEYRIVRPDGEVRWLWGYLFHCRDAALGLRFMGGIAEDVTFAKASALEKERARNELEATVAARTAELTRLNEALRREIKQRVETEDRLKAQHGFLKKVLQVQELERKFISHDIHDGTVQSVIAANMHLDSALSTASFDETVSRELREAHRLLGEVLAETRRMIAGIRPATLDDLGVAAAIEGLVVENAHHGLNVVFVNGIGDRRWSPAIEMTIYRIVQESLSNVRRHGNTEQADIEIQCTAERITVTVTDRGRGFDVAAAADGEFGLRGIRERATAIGGNADIKSVIGKGTIVSAVLPTLDPAEAASVERARAEAALRKSKERLQAILDRTSTVIFVKDHLGRYELVNNRFEELFHVDRRTFLGKSPYDLYPPEVADSLMANDRAVRAEGVPITVEETVPTNGELRSYLAVKFLIPGAEGPESSLCGIATDITERKRELRELTESRSRFQSFMDHVPMLAWLKDSDGRYVYVNQCFYGVLKFREEQVIGHDDFALFAHDVATAVRQHDLEVLQTGQAHRYLESAPVGSSSPVVWESFKFPVAAGDGSIMVGGVAFDATRPFSPCDYDKSAEKP; this comes from the coding sequence ATGACCGAACACGGAACGCTTGCCGAATCCGCGGCGCTCGACTTCGGAAGCCTTTCCGAAGCCGAGGTGCTCCGGCGCTTGCCCGAGTTCACGCTCGACGCCGATTTCATTCGCAGCTCGATCGAGCAATCGGGCCGCGTCTTCATCGCTTTCTCGATCGACGCCACGAAGACCCTCTACGTGAGCCCGAAGTTCGATGAGATCTGGGGCTGCTCGCGACAACGCCTTTACGATTCTCCCTCGTTCTGGCATGAGACCTTGCATCCCGACGATCGTGAATCGGTCGCTAGGTTGGCGCAAACTTATTTCGAAAATGCGACTCACCCTCATCCTCCGCTCGAATACCGGATCGTTCGTCCCGACGGCGAAGTGCGCTGGCTATGGGGTTACCTTTTTCATTGCCGCGACGCCGCACTCGGCCTGAGGTTCATGGGCGGGATCGCGGAAGACGTCACGTTCGCGAAAGCGTCGGCGTTGGAAAAAGAGCGGGCCCGCAACGAGCTGGAAGCGACCGTCGCCGCGCGCACGGCCGAGCTCACGCGGCTCAACGAAGCGCTACGGCGCGAGATCAAACAGCGCGTCGAAACGGAAGACCGGCTCAAGGCTCAACACGGCTTTTTGAAGAAGGTGCTGCAGGTTCAAGAGCTCGAGCGCAAGTTCATCTCGCACGATATCCACGACGGCACCGTACAGAGCGTGATCGCGGCGAACATGCATTTGGATTCGGCGCTGAGCACCGCCTCGTTCGACGAAACCGTCAGTCGCGAGCTGCGCGAAGCGCATCGCCTGCTCGGCGAAGTGCTCGCCGAGACGCGCCGCATGATCGCCGGCATTCGCCCCGCCACGCTCGACGACCTCGGCGTCGCCGCGGCGATCGAAGGGCTCGTCGTCGAGAACGCGCACCATGGATTGAACGTCGTCTTCGTCAACGGCATCGGCGACCGGCGTTGGTCGCCTGCGATCGAAATGACGATCTATCGCATCGTGCAGGAATCTCTGTCCAACGTCCGTCGGCACGGCAACACCGAGCAGGCCGACATTGAGATTCAATGCACCGCCGAGCGCATTACCGTCACCGTGACCGATCGCGGCCGAGGCTTCGACGTCGCCGCGGCCGCCGACGGAGAGTTCGGGCTGCGCGGCATTCGCGAACGGGCCACGGCGATCGGCGGCAATGCCGACATCAAGAGCGTGATCGGCAAGGGAACCATCGTCTCCGCCGTGCTGCCGACCTTAGACCCTGCGGAAGCGGCCTCGGTCGAGCGCGCGCGGGCCGAGGCGGCGCTGCGCAAGTCGAAGGAGCGGCTGCAGGCGATCCTCGATCGAACCTCGACCGTGATCTTCGTCAAAGATCATCTCGGGCGTTACGAGCTCGTCAACAACCGCTTCGAAGAACTGTTTCACGTCGATCGTCGTACGTTCTTAGGCAAGTCGCCCTACGATCTTTATCCTCCCGAGGTCGCCGACTCGTTGATGGCGAACGATCGCGCGGTGCGCGCCGAGGGAGTGCCGATCACGGTCGAAGAGACCGTGCCGACGAACGGCGAACTACGATCTTATTTGGCCGTGAAGTTTTTGATTCCCGGCGCGGAAGGTCCGGAGTCGTCGTTGTGCGGCATCGCGACCGACATCACGGAGCGAAAGCGCGAGCTTCGCGAATTGACGGAAAGCCGGAGCCGGTTTCAGTCGTTCATGGATCATGTGCCGATGCTGGCTTGGCTCAAGGATTCCGACGGGCGCTACGTCTACGTCAACCAATGTTTCTACGGCGTCTTGAAGTTCCGCGAGGAACAAGTGATCGGCCACGACGACTTCGCCCTGTTCGCGCACGACGTCGCAACCGCCGTACGGCAACACGATCTCGAGGTCTTGCAAACCGGTCAAGCACACCGCTACTTGGAGTCGGCTCCGGTCGGAAGCTCGTCGCCGGTCGTGTGGGAGTCGTTCAAATTTCCGGTAGCGGCCGGCGACGGTAGCATCATGGTCGGCGGCGTGGCCTTCGATGCCACGCGCCCTTTCTCTCCGTGCGACTACGACAAGTCCGCCGAAAAGCCGTAG
- a CDS encoding HEAT repeat domain-containing protein — protein sequence MRIASLSRRSIPSILIVGLLSVCLTPAASAELPKLELRKGDHVVIVGNTLAERMQYFSGFETLLHSRFPQLELVVRDLGWSADELSLRPRSKDFRDHGHTLADHKPNVLLAMFGFDESFRGPAGLKQFEKDLESFLQSPQRIDDFATSRSNWDKTPDVTKAPPKLETLRQIVLVSPIAFENLGLSTLPDGTEQNKNLELYTASMKAVAEKQGVVFVDLFHPSLELMKAGKANPLTMNGVHLNRHGDQVVGKLLDESLFGAAPVSKVDAAKLLAEVQEKNLQFFYDYRAINGFYIYGGRKAPFGIVNFPAEFAKLRKMIAVRDRRIWDVAQGKEVAAKIDDSGTGEFTKIETNFKNPVSLTSPEESAKKFELPEGYAVNLFASEVEFPELGNPVQFAFDAKGRLWVTTMESYPMYLPGTPVDDKILILEDTDGDGKADKRTVFADKLHVPTGLEFGKGGVFVAQQPNLLFLKDTDGDDKADVRELVLHGFDSADSHHSISAFTYDQGGALYFEEGTFHHTQVETPYGPRRCVNAGVFRWEPRTWRFDVFVSYGFANPWGHIVDSWGQNFVADASGGANYFGAAFSGDVDYPNKHGGLKQFLTKQWRPTAGCELVSSRNFPAAAQGNYLLNNCIGFQGVLQYKMREEKSGFAADPVDPLLKSSDPNFRPVDIEFGPDGALYVCDWFNPLVGHMQHNLRDPNRDHNHGRIWRIAYTKQPLVKPAKIAGEPIAALLNLLKNEPEERTRARVRTELWNRDVAEVMTELKSWTAGLDTSDPNYEHHLLEGLWLRQALDVVDEAYLTKMLKSPEPKARAAATRVLCYWRDRVAKPLALLQQQVNDAHPRVRLEAIRALSFFHTQEAIDISVESLLYEDDDYLKYTLAETTKTLDARVKSAAAAAKK from the coding sequence ATGCGCATCGCTTCGCTTTCCCGGCGGTCGATTCCGAGCATTCTGATCGTCGGACTCCTCTCGGTCTGCCTCACGCCGGCCGCCTCGGCCGAGTTGCCGAAGCTCGAGCTTCGCAAGGGCGACCATGTCGTGATCGTCGGCAACACGCTCGCCGAACGGATGCAATATTTCAGCGGTTTCGAGACGCTGCTCCACAGTCGCTTCCCGCAACTCGAGCTCGTCGTGCGCGACCTCGGGTGGTCGGCCGATGAGCTCAGCCTGCGCCCGCGCTCGAAAGACTTCCGCGACCACGGCCACACCCTGGCCGACCACAAGCCGAACGTCCTCCTGGCGATGTTCGGGTTCGACGAATCGTTTCGCGGCCCGGCGGGCTTGAAGCAGTTCGAGAAAGACTTGGAAAGCTTCCTGCAAAGCCCACAACGAATCGACGACTTCGCCACCTCGCGCAGCAATTGGGACAAGACTCCCGACGTCACCAAGGCGCCTCCGAAGCTCGAAACGCTGCGGCAGATTGTGCTCGTCTCGCCGATCGCGTTCGAAAACCTCGGCCTATCGACTCTGCCCGACGGTACCGAACAGAACAAGAACCTCGAACTCTACACGGCCTCGATGAAGGCCGTGGCCGAGAAGCAAGGGGTCGTCTTCGTCGATCTGTTTCACCCCTCGCTCGAACTGATGAAGGCCGGCAAAGCGAACCCGCTGACGATGAACGGCGTGCATCTCAATCGCCACGGGGATCAAGTCGTCGGTAAGTTGTTGGACGAGTCGTTGTTCGGCGCGGCTCCCGTGTCGAAAGTCGATGCTGCCAAGCTGTTGGCCGAAGTCCAAGAAAAGAACCTGCAATTCTTCTACGACTATCGCGCGATCAACGGCTTCTACATCTACGGCGGCCGCAAGGCCCCGTTCGGCATCGTCAACTTTCCGGCCGAGTTCGCCAAGCTCCGCAAGATGATCGCCGTGCGCGATCGGCGCATCTGGGACGTCGCGCAGGGGAAGGAAGTCGCCGCGAAGATCGACGACTCCGGCACCGGCGAATTCACGAAGATCGAAACCAACTTCAAGAACCCGGTCTCCCTGACGTCGCCGGAGGAATCCGCCAAGAAGTTCGAATTGCCCGAAGGTTATGCGGTGAACCTGTTCGCATCGGAAGTCGAATTTCCGGAGCTAGGCAATCCCGTTCAGTTCGCCTTCGACGCCAAGGGCCGACTCTGGGTCACGACCATGGAGTCGTATCCGATGTATCTGCCCGGCACGCCGGTCGACGATAAGATTCTCATTCTCGAAGACACCGACGGCGACGGCAAAGCCGACAAGCGAACCGTGTTCGCCGACAAGCTGCATGTGCCGACGGGCCTGGAATTCGGCAAGGGGGGCGTGTTCGTCGCGCAACAGCCGAACCTGCTCTTCCTGAAAGACACCGACGGCGACGACAAGGCCGACGTCCGCGAACTCGTGCTCCACGGCTTCGACTCGGCCGACTCGCACCATTCGATCAGCGCCTTCACCTACGACCAAGGAGGCGCGCTCTACTTCGAAGAAGGGACGTTCCACCATACGCAAGTCGAAACCCCCTACGGCCCACGCCGCTGCGTGAACGCCGGGGTGTTTCGCTGGGAGCCGCGCACCTGGCGCTTCGACGTCTTCGTCTCTTACGGGTTCGCCAATCCGTGGGGGCATATCGTCGACTCTTGGGGACAAAACTTCGTGGCCGATGCTTCGGGCGGGGCCAACTATTTCGGCGCCGCCTTCTCGGGCGATGTCGACTATCCGAACAAGCACGGCGGCCTCAAGCAATTTCTGACGAAGCAATGGCGACCGACCGCGGGCTGCGAGCTCGTTTCCAGCCGCAACTTCCCCGCCGCGGCTCAGGGGAACTATCTGCTCAACAACTGCATCGGCTTCCAAGGGGTGCTGCAATACAAGATGCGTGAAGAGAAGTCGGGCTTTGCGGCCGACCCGGTCGATCCGTTGTTGAAGTCGAGCGATCCGAATTTCCGTCCGGTCGATATCGAGTTCGGGCCCGACGGTGCTTTGTACGTCTGCGATTGGTTCAATCCGCTCGTCGGCCACATGCAACACAACCTCCGCGACCCGAACCGCGATCACAACCACGGCCGGATCTGGCGCATCGCCTATACCAAGCAACCGCTCGTGAAGCCGGCCAAGATCGCCGGCGAGCCGATCGCGGCGTTGCTGAACCTGTTGAAAAACGAACCGGAAGAACGAACCCGCGCTCGCGTTCGCACTGAACTGTGGAACCGCGACGTGGCGGAAGTGATGACGGAATTGAAAAGCTGGACCGCCGGCCTCGACACGTCCGACCCGAACTACGAGCATCACCTGCTCGAAGGGCTCTGGCTGCGCCAGGCGCTCGACGTCGTCGATGAGGCGTATCTGACGAAGATGCTGAAATCGCCGGAACCGAAGGCCCGCGCCGCCGCGACGCGCGTCCTCTGCTATTGGCGCGATCGGGTAGCCAAGCCGCTGGCGCTCTTGCAACAACAAGTGAACGACGCTCACCCGCGCGTGCGCCTGGAAGCGATTCGGGCCTTGAGCTTCTTCCACACGCAAGAGGCGATCGACATCTCGGTCGAATCGCTGCTCTACGAAGACGACGATTATCTAAAGTACACGCTGGCCGAAACGACGAAGACGCTCGACGCGCGCGTGAAGAGCGCCGCCGCGGCGGCGAAGAAGTAA
- a CDS encoding c-type cytochrome, with protein sequence MSDNVAQVVARLVFSVSLAIFVFDGGAAAAQSSSSSVAPLLRLLQSGKLPAARKGTVVEMICSRGEPDDLAVVLKQTIAGDYDAALSTKVLQLLTDAAVVRKVKPAGDLSVVEKLLQPAAGEQSDEVRLAAVRLAGIWKVASAADELRAIVADETLKEALRNAAVDGLGGLGGDEAQRALGEVSATAKSASLRFRAAAALAKLDLNQAADVAAKALAAASPTDDVGPLLDAFLTRKGGPDKLAAALKPAGLTPDAAKLSLRYIYSVGRSDPELSNVLSSAAGIALDQKPPTPEELQALLKEIAEHGDAARGERIFRRTDLSCMKCHAVSRAGGQVGPDLSAIGSISPVDYVANSILVPNLAIKEQFVTRVFTTADGQTITGIVVDRDDVRVNVKDAGGKVVTIPTADIDEEEEGKSLMPQGLTKFLTRQELVDLVKFISELGRPGPYAIRSLPTIQRWRVLKSLPTELQAEAPNVEHFREHVLDAPADAWAPAYGMTAGVLPLAELGKPGSVLFLQGELEVVEPGSVTFRVDSTEPTLLWIDAEPFESQSKPTIELTKGRHRVTLRIALGSGSESPQLKVEISKPANSKAQFDVVGGS encoded by the coding sequence ATGAGCGACAACGTCGCGCAGGTCGTGGCACGCCTCGTCTTTTCGGTTTCCCTCGCGATCTTCGTCTTCGACGGCGGTGCGGCAGCTGCGCAATCGTCGTCCAGCTCCGTCGCTCCGCTGTTGCGGTTGCTGCAAAGCGGCAAGCTCCCCGCCGCGCGCAAAGGAACGGTCGTCGAGATGATCTGCAGCCGGGGCGAGCCGGACGATCTCGCCGTCGTGTTGAAGCAAACGATCGCCGGCGACTACGACGCGGCCCTGTCGACGAAGGTGCTGCAACTGCTGACCGACGCCGCCGTGGTTCGCAAAGTGAAGCCGGCCGGCGATCTCTCCGTCGTGGAGAAACTACTGCAACCGGCCGCCGGCGAGCAGAGCGATGAAGTTCGCTTGGCGGCCGTGCGTTTGGCCGGCATTTGGAAAGTCGCTTCCGCGGCCGATGAGTTGCGAGCGATCGTCGCGGACGAAACGCTGAAAGAAGCGCTCCGCAATGCCGCCGTCGATGGGCTCGGCGGGCTCGGAGGCGACGAGGCGCAGCGAGCCCTCGGCGAAGTGTCGGCGACGGCGAAGTCGGCGAGCCTCCGCTTTCGAGCTGCCGCGGCGCTCGCCAAGCTCGATTTGAATCAAGCTGCCGACGTCGCCGCGAAGGCGCTCGCGGCCGCAAGCCCGACCGATGACGTCGGCCCGTTGCTCGATGCGTTCCTCACGCGCAAAGGGGGTCCCGACAAACTCGCCGCGGCTCTGAAGCCGGCCGGCCTGACGCCCGACGCCGCGAAGCTTTCGCTGCGCTACATTTATTCCGTCGGACGAAGCGATCCGGAATTGTCGAACGTCTTGAGCAGTGCGGCCGGAATTGCGCTCGATCAAAAGCCCCCGACCCCGGAAGAACTGCAAGCGCTCTTGAAGGAGATCGCCGAGCACGGCGATGCCGCTCGGGGCGAGCGGATCTTTCGCCGCACCGATCTCAGCTGCATGAAGTGCCATGCCGTGAGCAGAGCCGGTGGACAAGTCGGGCCGGACCTCAGCGCGATCGGGTCGATCTCGCCGGTCGACTACGTCGCCAATTCGATTCTCGTTCCCAATCTCGCGATCAAGGAACAGTTCGTCACGCGCGTCTTCACCACGGCCGACGGCCAAACGATCACGGGCATCGTCGTCGATCGCGACGACGTACGCGTGAACGTCAAAGATGCCGGCGGCAAGGTCGTCACGATTCCGACGGCCGACATCGATGAAGAAGAGGAAGGCAAATCGCTCATGCCGCAAGGCCTGACGAAGTTTCTCACGCGGCAAGAGCTCGTCGATCTCGTGAAGTTCATCTCCGAGCTCGGCCGGCCCGGCCCTTACGCGATTCGCTCGCTGCCGACGATCCAACGCTGGCGCGTTCTGAAATCGTTGCCGACGGAACTACAGGCCGAGGCTCCGAACGTCGAGCACTTTCGCGAGCATGTGCTCGACGCGCCGGCCGACGCCTGGGCTCCGGCCTACGGTATGACCGCCGGCGTATTGCCGCTCGCCGAACTCGGCAAGCCCGGCAGCGTATTGTTTCTTCAAGGGGAGCTCGAAGTCGTCGAGCCGGGCAGCGTGACTTTCCGCGTCGACTCGACGGAGCCGACGCTGCTCTGGATTGATGCGGAGCCGTTCGAGTCGCAAAGCAAGCCGACCATCGAACTGACCAAAGGGCGGCACCGCGTGACGTTGCGCATCGCTTTGGGCTCCGGCTCGGAATCGCCGCAACTGAAAGTCGAGATCTCGAAGCCGGCGAATTCGAAAGCGCAGTTCGACGTCGTGGGAGGAAGCTGA